A window of Ardenticatena maritima contains these coding sequences:
- a CDS encoding malate dehydrogenase: MKKPIRVAVTGAAGNIGYSLLFRIAAGDMFGPDQPVILQMLEITPALSALKGVAMELEDCAFPLLYDMVLTDDPNVAFRDANWALLVGAKPRGKGQERKDLIRDNGPIFVGQGRALNENAAADIRVVVVGNPANTNALIAMSNAPDIPNERFTAMTRLDHNRAINQVAKKAGVHVTDVQRIIIWGNHSATQVPDITHALVKGQPAPQVINDDEWVRNEFIPTVQQRGRAIIEARGHSSAASAANALIDHVRSWALGTPEGDWVSMAVPSHLGDYGIPEGVIFSYPVVCKDGNYEVVNGLEHPDWVKPLIERTAQELLEEREAIKDLLNP; encoded by the coding sequence ATGAAGAAGCCAATTCGTGTTGCCGTGACCGGTGCCGCCGGGAACATTGGGTATTCGCTCCTCTTCCGCATTGCCGCTGGCGATATGTTTGGCCCCGACCAACCCGTCATCCTGCAAATGCTCGAAATTACGCCGGCGCTTTCCGCTCTGAAGGGCGTGGCGATGGAACTTGAAGACTGCGCCTTCCCGCTCCTCTATGACATGGTGCTCACGGATGACCCCAACGTCGCCTTCCGCGATGCCAACTGGGCGTTGCTGGTGGGCGCTAAGCCGCGCGGGAAGGGGCAAGAACGCAAAGACCTCATCCGCGACAACGGCCCCATTTTCGTCGGGCAAGGGCGTGCGCTCAACGAAAACGCCGCCGCGGACATTCGCGTTGTGGTGGTGGGGAACCCCGCCAACACCAACGCCCTGATTGCCATGAGCAACGCCCCCGACATTCCGAACGAACGTTTCACCGCCATGACCCGCCTCGACCATAACCGCGCTATCAACCAGGTGGCGAAGAAAGCCGGCGTGCATGTGACCGATGTCCAGCGCATTATCATCTGGGGGAACCACTCCGCCACGCAAGTGCCCGACATTACGCATGCGCTCGTCAAAGGGCAGCCGGCGCCGCAAGTCATCAACGATGACGAATGGGTGCGCAACGAATTCATCCCGACCGTGCAGCAACGTGGGCGCGCCATCATCGAAGCGCGTGGGCACTCCTCGGCTGCGTCCGCGGCCAACGCGCTGATTGACCATGTGCGCTCGTGGGCGCTTGGAACGCCCGAAGGCGACTGGGTCTCGATGGCGGTGCCCTCGCACCTGGGCGACTACGGCATTCCCGAAGGCGTCATCTTCTCGTATCCGGTTGTCTGCAAGGATGGCAACTACGAAGTCGTCAATGGGCTGGAACACCCCGACTGGGTGAAGCCGCTCATTGAACGCACCGCGCAGGAACTGCTGGAAGAACGCGAAGCCATCAAAGACCTGTTGAACCCGTAA